A single Lolium perenne isolate Kyuss_39 chromosome 6, Kyuss_2.0, whole genome shotgun sequence DNA region contains:
- the LOC127326706 gene encoding pathogenesis-related protein 1-like: MASTNSWTLELELKVSAPRMLREMAASAASDTTIVAQKKVEFLDVDKCECRYTLECDGVETSTWSIKMKPTANGGSVAKVECTSKGVQDNDMMFKAKDSAAEMLKNVEAYLIANPDAYNTSRQQTFCPAPLGAIVPV; this comes from the exons ATGGCCTCCACGAACAGCTGGACCCTCGAGTTGGAGTTAAAGGTGTCCGCTCCACGCATGTTGAGGGAGATGGCGGCGTCGGCAGCGTCCGACACTACAATTGTGGCTCAG AAGAAGGTTGAGTTCCTTGATGTGGACAAATGCGAGTGCAGATACACCCTAGAGTGTGACGGTGTTGAGACATCCACATGGAGCATCAAGATGAAGCCAACGGCCAATGGTGGGAGTGTGGCGAAGGTGGAATGCACGTCCAAGGGCGTGCAGGATAATGACATGATGTTCAAGGCCAAGGACTCTGCTGCCGAAATGTTAAAGAATGTTGAGGCCTATCTCATCGCCAACCCTGACGCCTACAACACTAGTAGACAACAGACCTTTTGTCCAGCACCCCTGGGAGCAATAGTCCCGGTTTAA
- the LOC127326702 gene encoding pathogenesis-related protein 1-like has protein sequence MASTNSWTLELESRVSAPRKFRATVMDWHTLAPKLAPHIVDSAHHVEGDGGIGSVRHYNCSSAMPFNVMKKKVEYLDVDNCECKYTLECDGVETSTWHIKIRPTTNGGSVAKVECTSKGTEGKDMMLKAKESATEMFKTVEAYLIANPDAYN, from the exons ATGGCTTCCACCAACAGCTGGACCCTCGAGTTGGAGTCGCGGGTGTCCGCACCACGCAAGTTCCGGGCCACCGTTATGGACTGGCACACTCTGGCACCCAAGCTCGCCCCACACATTGTCGACAGCGCCCACCACGTTGAAGGAGATGGCGGGATCGGCAGCGTCAGGCACTACAACTGCTCCTCAG CCATGCCCTTCAATGTCATGAAGAAGAAGGTTGAGTACCTGGATGTGGACAATTGTGAGTGCAAATACACCCTAGAGTGTGATGGCGTTGAGACGTCCACATGGCACATTAAGATTAGGCCGACGACCAACGGTGGGAGTGTGGCCAAGGTGGAATGCACATCCAAGGGCACAGAGGGGAAGGACATGATGCTCAAGGCCAAGGAATCTGCCACCGAAATGTTCAAGACTGTTGAGGCCTATCTCATCGCTAACCCGGATGCCTACAACTAA